The following are from one region of the Flavobacteriaceae bacterium UJ101 genome:
- the ilvB|ilvG|ilvI gene encoding acetolactate synthase (Catalyzes the first step in the biosynthesis of branched-chain amino acids. Belongs to the TPP enzyme family.; KEGG: rma:Rmag_0445 acetolactate synthase I/II/III large subunit): protein MKLQGSEIVVKSLLSENVDTIFGYPGGAIMPVYDSLYGYLDQINHVLTRHEQGAIHAAQGYARVSDKVGVCFATSGPGATNLITGLADAMIDSTPLVCITGQVAKHLLGTDAFQETDIIGISTPVTKWNIQVTKAEDIAPAIAKAFYIAKSGRPGPVVIDITKDAQFSEADFSYEKCTKVRSYKALPKVDTTKVDEAIQLINEAKQPYILVGQGVTLGNAEKEFMDFVEQSGIPVAWTLLGVQNIPTNHPQNMGMLGMHGNYAPNLLTNECDVLIAIGMRFDDRVTGNVEKYAKQAKVIHLELDPAEIDKIIKADVAVVGDCKESLPMFTKQIKKKEYTEWYARFKELQKEEYEEVIQHDMNPSTEGMLMSEVIRVINENKKEGAILTVDVGQHQMAASRYFQFDSNKSNVQSGGLGTMGFGLPSAIGAKLGAPKRQVISISGDGGFQMNIQELGTIAQEELDIKILVLNNQFLGMVRQWQELFFERRYSFTDMKSPDLVKLADSYGIQAKSINQRGDLQEAIKEFLNSKGSYLLEVVVEKEDNVFPMMPTGAAVDEVRLS, encoded by the coding sequence ATGAAATTACAAGGTTCTGAAATAGTTGTAAAATCACTTTTAAGTGAAAATGTAGATACCATATTTGGTTATCCAGGAGGAGCTATTATGCCCGTTTATGATAGTTTATACGGTTATCTAGATCAAATTAATCATGTTTTAACAAGGCACGAACAAGGTGCTATTCATGCGGCACAAGGTTATGCACGTGTTTCAGATAAAGTAGGAGTCTGTTTTGCAACTTCGGGGCCAGGAGCAACCAATTTGATTACAGGTTTGGCAGATGCTATGATTGATAGTACTCCTTTAGTTTGTATTACAGGGCAAGTAGCCAAACATTTATTAGGTACCGATGCGTTTCAAGAAACGGATATTATTGGAATTTCTACTCCGGTAACCAAATGGAATATTCAGGTCACCAAAGCGGAAGATATTGCACCTGCTATTGCAAAAGCTTTTTATATAGCTAAAAGTGGGCGTCCAGGGCCTGTTGTAATTGATATTACAAAAGATGCCCAGTTTTCTGAAGCAGATTTTTCTTACGAAAAATGTACTAAAGTTCGTAGTTATAAAGCACTTCCAAAAGTAGATACTACTAAAGTAGATGAAGCAATACAATTGATTAATGAAGCTAAGCAACCTTACATACTTGTTGGTCAAGGTGTAACACTGGGAAATGCTGAAAAAGAGTTTATGGATTTTGTAGAACAATCAGGTATTCCTGTAGCTTGGACATTATTAGGTGTGCAAAATATTCCAACCAACCATCCTCAAAATATGGGAATGTTGGGAATGCATGGAAATTATGCTCCTAATTTACTAACCAATGAGTGTGATGTTTTAATTGCTATTGGAATGCGTTTCGATGATCGTGTTACAGGTAATGTTGAAAAATATGCTAAACAAGCCAAAGTGATTCACTTGGAATTAGATCCGGCAGAAATTGATAAAATTATTAAAGCAGATGTAGCAGTTGTAGGAGATTGTAAAGAATCTTTACCGATGTTCACGAAACAAATAAAGAAAAAAGAATATACAGAATGGTATGCTCGATTCAAAGAATTACAAAAGGAAGAATATGAAGAAGTAATTCAGCATGATATGAATCCTTCTACAGAAGGAATGCTAATGAGTGAAGTTATAAGGGTGATTAATGAAAATAAAAAAGAAGGTGCTATTTTAACAGTAGATGTAGGACAACACCAAATGGCAGCATCACGTTATTTTCAATTTGATTCCAATAAAAGTAATGTACAGTCAGGTGGTTTAGGGACAATGGGATTTGGGTTGCCTTCTGCCATTGGAGCAAAATTAGGAGCTCCTAAAAGACAAGTTATCTCCATTTCGGGTGATGGTGGTTTTCAAATGAATATTCAAGAATTGGGAACGATTGCACAAGAAGAATTGGATATTAAAATTCTGGTATTGAATAATCAGTTTTTAGGAATGGTACGTCAGTGGCAAGAACTTTTCTTTGAAAGACGCTATTCTTTTACCGATATGAAAAGCCCTGATTTAGTCAAATTAGCAGATTCCTATGGAATTCAAGCGAAATCAATTAATCAAAGAGGAGATTTACAAGAAGCCATTAAAGAATTTCTTAATTCTAAAGGATCCTATTTATTAGAAGTAGTGGTTGAAAAAGAAGATAATGTATTCCCTATGATGCCAACTGGAGCAGCTGTAGATGAAGTAAGGTTAAGTTAA
- the ilvD gene encoding dihydroxy-acid dehydratase (Catalyzes the dehydration of 2,3-dihydroxy-3-isovalerate or 2,3-dihydroxy-3-methylvalerate to the 2-oxo acids 3-methyl-2- oxobutanoate (3MOB) or 3-methyl-2-oxopentanoate (3MOP); Belongs to the IlvD/Edd family.; KEGG: scn:Solca_1883 dihydroxy-acid dehydratase) — MSKLNTYSSKITQDDTLPAAQSMLHAVGLTEEDLQKPQVGIVSNWYEGNPCNMHLDDLGKKVKKSVQQKDLIGFQFTTIGVSDGMSMGTAGMRYSLPSREIIADSIEALTGAQHYDAVVAIPGCDKNMPGCLMALLRLNRPSLVIYGGTIKSGCYNGEKLNIVSSFEALGERNAGNISEEDFRGIIKNACPGPGACGGMYTANTMAVALEAMGMALPYSSSSPAVSQEKEEECEKAAHAIENLLQQNILPSTIVTKASLTNAITVAVALGGSTNLVLHLLAVARTGNIDLKMEDFQEINKKVPLLADLKPSGQFLMEDIFKIGGTPAVMKYLLNQGFLDGSCMTVTGKTLAENLAEIPEINFEQEVVKPVEKPLKKDGHLRVLFGNLASEGAVAKITGKEGELFKGTAKVYNSEEEANKAILSDKIQKGDVIVIRYVGPKGGPGMPEMLKPTSAIMGKGLGKEVALITDGRFSGGSHGFVVGHVTPEAQNGGVIGLLEDGDEITIDAVNNSIDVKLSNEEIEKRKESWIEPPLKASSGYLYKYAKTVASASEGCVTDQF, encoded by the coding sequence ATGTCAAAACTGAATACGTACAGTTCAAAAATTACACAGGATGATACCTTACCAGCAGCACAGTCTATGTTACATGCTGTTGGATTAACAGAAGAAGATTTACAAAAACCTCAAGTAGGAATTGTAAGCAATTGGTATGAAGGGAATCCTTGTAATATGCATTTAGATGATTTAGGAAAAAAAGTAAAAAAATCAGTTCAACAAAAAGACCTAATAGGATTTCAGTTTACAACCATTGGTGTAAGTGATGGAATGTCAATGGGAACAGCAGGAATGCGTTATTCATTACCTTCTCGTGAAATTATAGCTGACAGTATTGAAGCCTTAACAGGTGCACAACATTATGATGCCGTGGTGGCCATTCCAGGTTGTGATAAGAATATGCCAGGTTGTTTAATGGCTTTATTACGATTGAACCGTCCTTCATTAGTGATTTATGGAGGAACCATAAAATCAGGTTGTTATAATGGAGAAAAATTAAATATTGTGTCTTCTTTTGAAGCATTAGGAGAACGTAATGCAGGAAATATTTCAGAAGAAGATTTTCGTGGAATTATAAAAAATGCTTGCCCTGGACCAGGAGCTTGTGGAGGAATGTATACAGCGAATACCATGGCTGTAGCTTTAGAAGCAATGGGAATGGCGTTGCCATACTCATCATCATCACCGGCAGTAAGTCAAGAAAAAGAAGAAGAATGTGAAAAGGCTGCTCACGCAATTGAAAACTTATTACAACAGAATATTCTTCCTTCAACTATTGTTACGAAAGCTTCTTTAACGAATGCTATTACAGTAGCTGTTGCACTAGGAGGTTCAACAAATTTGGTTTTACATTTATTAGCCGTTGCACGAACAGGGAATATTGATTTAAAAATGGAAGATTTTCAGGAGATCAATAAAAAAGTTCCTTTGTTAGCCGATTTAAAGCCAAGTGGACAATTCTTAATGGAAGATATATTTAAAATTGGAGGAACTCCAGCTGTCATGAAATATCTATTAAATCAAGGATTTCTAGATGGCTCATGTATGACGGTTACAGGTAAGACATTAGCAGAAAATTTAGCTGAAATTCCAGAAATTAATTTTGAGCAAGAAGTGGTAAAACCTGTCGAGAAACCTTTGAAAAAGGATGGTCATTTACGTGTTTTATTTGGAAACTTAGCTAGTGAAGGAGCGGTTGCTAAAATTACAGGAAAAGAAGGCGAATTATTTAAAGGAACAGCAAAAGTGTACAATAGCGAAGAAGAAGCTAACAAAGCCATATTATCTGATAAAATTCAAAAAGGTGATGTAATTGTAATTCGATATGTAGGTCCTAAAGGAGGGCCAGGTATGCCTGAAATGTTAAAACCAACATCAGCTATTATGGGTAAAGGTCTTGGAAAAGAGGTAGCATTGATTACGGACGGTCGCTTTTCAGGAGGTTCACATGGGTTTGTAGTAGGTCACGTAACACCTGAAGCACAAAATGGAGGTGTTATAGGATTATTAGAAGATGGAGATGAAATTACTATTGATGCGGTAAATAATAGTATTGATGTAAAATTATCAAATGAAGAAATTGAAAAGAGAAAAGAGAGCTGGATTGAACCACCTTTGAAAGCTTCGTCAGGTTATTTATATAAATATGCAAAAACAGTAGCTTCCGCTTCTGAAGGGTGTGTAACCGATCAATTTTAA